One genomic segment of Salmo trutta chromosome 8, fSalTru1.1, whole genome shotgun sequence includes these proteins:
- the LOC115198478 gene encoding oocyte zinc finger protein XlCOF8.4, giving the protein MSKLQSFRVFLNERLTEAAVEIFGAVEKAVVEYQEENDRLRRMLLITPEIKLCGLGSLQLSLAVSEEAVPPEQQHCEQEWSHSLGQEDPKPTQIKEEQEELWTSQEEEQLQGLEPDIIEFKFTPSCVKSECDQEVSLQSLTLPLTQTMENREPDSTPVDLKLCGTVTNLKGLDIPCDRPSNQNNASGHSSAVSSHPVGLYSSSPMDANAPLGEHRSKPSTTSIHIHCCHDCGETFALKADLQRHLTHPKKRPSECRLCKKHYNSTCKLKTHIRLCQGGKPCLVCGETFKYKGDLSRHMKTHKGEKPFSCSDCGKCFNRKEYLTEHIRTHTGEKPFSCGVCGKTFSQRGALGRHIRTHTGEKPFSCGDCGKRFRQKGDLGKHMLTHTGEKIFSCGDCGKCFSRKHTN; this is encoded by the exons ATGTCTAAACTACAGTCGTTTCGTGTGTTTTTAAATGAGCGCTTAACGGAGGCTGCTGTGGAGATTTTCGGTGCAGTTGAGAAAGCGGTAGTGGAGTACCAGGAGGAGAATGATCGGCTACGGAGAATGCTGCTGATCACACCGGAGATAAAACTATGTGGATTAG gcTCCCTGcagctctctcttgctgtctctgaaGAGGCGGTTCCccctgagcagcagcactgtgagcaggagtggagccACAGTCTGGGGCAGGAGGACCCAAAGCCcacacagattaaagaggaacaggaggaactctggaccagtcaggaggaagagcagcttcaagGGCTGGAGCCTGATATCATAGAGTTCAAATTTACTCCTTCCTGTGTGaaaagtgaatgtgatcaggagGTCTCACTTCAGTCCTTAACTCTTCCCCTAACCCAGACTATGGAGAACAGAGAGCCTGACTCTACACCAGTGGATCTCAAACTTTGTGGCACTGTTACCAACCTAAAGGGTCTTGACATTCCTTGTGACCGTCCAAGTAATCAAAACAATGCCTCCGGCCACAGCTCAGCCGTAAGCAGCCACCCAGTAGGACTTTACAGCAGCTCACCAATGGATGCCAACGCACCATTGGGTGAACACCGTTCTAAACCCAGCACCACATCTATACATATTCACTGCTGCCATGACTGTGGTGAAACATTTGCTCTGAAAGCTGACCTGCAGAGGCATTTGACTCACCCCAAGAAGAGACCCAGTGAATGCCGCTTATGCAAAAAACACTACAACTCCACCTGTAAACTGAAGACCCATATTCGACTCTGTCAGGGTGGGAAACCCTGCCTTGTTTGTGGCGAGACCTTCAAATACAAAGGAGATCTGTCCAGGCACATGAAGACTCACAAAGGAGAGAAACCATTCAGCTGTAGTGACTGTGGGAAATGTTTCAATCGCAAAGAGTACCTAACCGAACATATacggactcacacaggagagaaaccatttagctgtggtgtcTGTGGGAAAACCTTCAGTCAAAGGGGAGCCCTAGGGAGGCATATACGgactcatacaggagagaaaccgtttagctgtggtgactgtgggaaaagattcagGCAGAAGGGTGACCTAGGGAAGCATATgttgactcacacaggagagaaaatatttagctgtggtgactgtgggaaatgTTTCAGTCGCAAGCATACTAACTGA